A portion of the Aricia agestis chromosome 1, ilAriAges1.1, whole genome shotgun sequence genome contains these proteins:
- the LOC121733349 gene encoding uncharacterized protein LOC121733349 — MHDMRWLLVLAVVVVVVAAATAGPRRCAPRLARERLKAAEKVRARRPLPPCCAPPCAPRRRPPSTAKYQPFHKTWYGLKHAYKKAARLTPHRANVGPEQCALGNSISLGNTSGNGSISVGMLGLITPSRWGIMSAEWGRHRGYRS; from the exons ATGCATGACATGCGGTGGTTGCTAGTGCTGGcagtggtggtggtggtggtggcggCGGCGACGGCCGGTCCGCGGCGCTGCGCCCCCCGCCTGGCGCGGGAGCGGCTCAAGGCGGCGGAGAaggtgcgcgcgcgccgcccccTGCCGCCCTGCTGCGCGCCGCCCtgcgccccgcgccgccgcccgccctcCACCGCCAAGTACCAGCCCTTCCACAAGACGTGGTACGGCCTCAAGCACG CATATAAGAAAGCTGCGCGCCTCACGCCGCATCGCGCTAATGTAGGCCCAGAACAATGCGCGTTGGGCAACTCTATTTCGTTGGGCAACACGTCGGGCAACGGGTCCATCTCCGTGGGCATGCTGGGGCTAATTACACCATCGCGATGGGGCATTATGTCCGCCGAGTGGGGCCGCCATCGCGGGTACAGATCTTAA